A single genomic interval of Natronoarchaeum philippinense harbors:
- a CDS encoding glycosyltransferase translates to MKIGFFTDSYFPEIDGVTYTIKHWREKLEQDGHEVYVVYPDGDYEPGDREIPVPSVPNPFYRGYRVPLFVRLSTLPELDVVHCHGPAPVGILGRLYAWKNDVPSIYTHHTPLEEYFPQSVKSERLGSMLASAYVPWENSLLDSFDAVTASTERIERDVDHVQLPVGIDLDFFEPTEEDWYPDRSVVGYSGRISGEKNVHRVVELAERLPDQQFVIVGEGPCRSKLEDRAPDNVEFKDFLPREDLPTFYSSIDAFVTASTADTLGLSTLEANACGTPVAATDAAPFETTIQRDNGVRFEYDDLDDMAAAVESCLTDSRDTRSAVEEYSISHTLDRLEELYREVTLAADATAEPAGARKFSEREHTD, encoded by the coding sequence CACTGGCGCGAGAAGCTAGAGCAGGACGGTCACGAGGTGTACGTCGTCTACCCCGACGGCGACTACGAGCCCGGCGACCGCGAGATTCCCGTCCCCTCTGTCCCGAACCCGTTTTACAGAGGCTATCGCGTCCCACTGTTCGTCCGTCTGTCGACGCTCCCCGAACTGGACGTAGTCCACTGCCACGGCCCGGCACCGGTCGGCATTCTCGGGCGACTGTACGCGTGGAAAAACGACGTGCCGTCGATCTACACCCACCACACACCGCTCGAAGAGTACTTCCCCCAGAGCGTCAAATCGGAGCGTCTCGGCTCGATGCTGGCCTCGGCGTACGTCCCGTGGGAGAACTCCCTGCTGGATAGCTTCGACGCCGTGACCGCCTCGACCGAGCGCATCGAGCGCGACGTGGACCACGTCCAGCTCCCGGTCGGCATCGACCTCGATTTCTTCGAGCCGACCGAAGAGGACTGGTATCCCGACCGATCGGTCGTCGGCTACAGCGGCCGGATCAGCGGCGAGAAGAACGTCCATCGAGTCGTCGAGCTGGCCGAGCGACTGCCCGACCAGCAGTTCGTCATCGTCGGCGAGGGGCCGTGTCGGTCGAAGCTCGAAGATCGGGCGCCCGACAACGTCGAGTTCAAGGACTTTCTGCCCCGCGAGGATTTGCCGACGTTTTACTCGTCGATCGACGCCTTCGTCACCGCCTCGACAGCCGACACGCTGGGGCTATCCACGCTGGAAGCGAACGCCTGTGGCACGCCGGTGGCCGCGACCGACGCCGCGCCGTTCGAGACGACGATCCAACGGGACAACGGCGTCCGGTTCGAGTACGACGACCTCGACGACATGGCCGCGGCCGTCGAGTCGTGCTTGACAGACTCGCGGGACACGCGCAGCGCCGTCGAGGAGTACTCCATCTCCCACACGCTCGACCGCCTCGAAGAGCTCTACCGCGAGGTGACGCTGGCCGCGGATGCGACAGCAGAACCAGCCGGCGCGCGCAAGTTCTCCGAGCGCGAGCACACCGACTGA